A region of Dermochelys coriacea isolate rDerCor1 chromosome 1, rDerCor1.pri.v4, whole genome shotgun sequence DNA encodes the following proteins:
- the LRRC10 gene encoding leucine-rich repeat-containing protein 10 codes for MVAVILNADSFSMGNTLRAIIAFIPSDDCQKYLLGDLEEMPIDRTVDLSSRQLRRFPLHVCSFRELVKLYLSDNNLHQLPPELEQLQNLQILALDFNNFKALPLVVCTLKQLCILYLGNNKLCDLPQELSLLQNLKTLWLESNCLSYLPEVVCELSLLKTLHAGSNALCTLPAGLRCLQELRTIWLSGNLLADFPPVLLHMPFLEVIDVDRNAIRSFPSLAHLPGLKLVIYDHNPCRNAPKVAKGVRRVGRWAEETPEPRKRSELGREEETDDKELPLPPDKQP; via the coding sequence ATGGTAGCAGTGATTTTAAATGCAGACAGTTTCAGTATGGGCAACACGCTGAGAGCAATCATTGCCTTCATCCCTTCTGATGACTGTCAGAAATATCTCCTGGGAGACCTTGAAGAGATGCCAATTGATAGAACGGTGGATCTGAGCAGCAGGCAGCTGAGGAGATTTCCCTTGCATGTTTGTTCCTTCAGGGAGCTCGTCAAGCTGTACCTGAGTGACAATAACCTGCATCAGCTGCCCCCAGAGCTAGAACAGCTGCAGAACCTCCAGATCTTGGCGTTAGATTTCaacaacttcaaagcgctgccccTGGTGGTGTGCACCCTGAAGCAGTTGTGCATCCTCTACCTGGGCAACAACAAGCTCTGCgacctgccccaggagctcagccTCCTGCAGAATCTCAAAACCTTGTGGCTCGAGTCCAACTGCCTGAGCTACCTTCCCGAGGTAGTGTGTGAGCTGAGCCTCCTCAAGACCCTGCACGCCGGCTCCAACGCTCTGTGCACGCTGCCTGCTGGGCTGCGGTGCCTGCAGGAGCTGCGCACCATCTGGCTCTCCGGCAACCTGCTGGCTGACTTCCCCCCGGTGCTGCTGCACATGCCCTTCCTGGAGGTGATCGACGTGGATCGGAACGCCATCAggtccttccccagcctggctcaCCTCCCCGGCCTCAAGCTGGTGATCTACGACCACAACCCCTGCAGGAATGCACCCAAGGTGGCCAAGGGGGTGCGCAGAGTGGGGAGGTGGGCGGAGGAGACCCCCGAGCCCAGGAAGCGCTCtgagctgggcagggaggaggagaccGATGACAAGGAACTGCCACTTCCCCCTGACAAGCAGCCCTAG